The following proteins are encoded in a genomic region of Gimesia algae:
- a CDS encoding DUF1549 domain-containing protein, giving the protein MRRYSKQLSVVLTMLICVGSWVSRADAAPPESRAKAFSTGAFDPFIDYINGRIRQGWEDNEVEPSPVASDEEWLRRVHLDLIGQIPSAELVEQFNKDRDPAKRSKMIDKLLEDPAYVQNFTNVWTNLLIGRRTPRRVSRNGMQKFLREAFAKNRPWDEIVQDLVTAEGHFEENGAVNYLLAQMQNNDEAVQVTAATTRLFLGIQVQCTQCHNHPFNDWKQNQFWEYNSFFRQMRRINHRKTDPKTGRQIDDYSEVVATGFNGPVYYEKRSGLMQVAYPIFEDQKVDPQSGVERRKEFSKLIVQGDKPLIATAIVNRMWGYFMGYGFTRPVDDMGPHNPASHPELLNKMAEELVKKDYDLKQLARWICNTEAYNLTSQFSRNNEIDSPERGETPLFSHMYIKNMTAEQLYDSLIVATGAHKSGQSNWERAEEQRRQWMGQFMVAFDNDSGDDSTTFNGTIPQALMMMNGDLTKNAISAERGSYLNQLLTEKGNDQVKIRKLFLSTLSRYPDRREINSAQRLISGTPNKLAAYQDLYWALLNSNEFVFNH; this is encoded by the coding sequence ATGCGTCGTTATTCTAAACAACTCAGTGTTGTTTTAACCATGTTGATCTGTGTCGGTAGCTGGGTATCCAGAGCGGATGCTGCACCTCCGGAAAGCAGAGCGAAAGCTTTTTCTACAGGCGCATTTGATCCCTTTATTGACTACATCAATGGACGTATTCGTCAGGGATGGGAAGATAATGAGGTAGAACCTTCGCCCGTTGCTTCTGATGAAGAATGGTTGCGTCGAGTTCATCTCGATCTGATTGGTCAAATTCCTTCCGCAGAACTGGTAGAGCAATTTAATAAAGATCGTGATCCTGCCAAGCGATCCAAAATGATCGATAAACTGCTGGAAGATCCCGCATACGTACAGAACTTTACGAATGTGTGGACAAACCTGCTCATTGGTCGCCGTACTCCTCGACGAGTGAGTCGCAATGGAATGCAAAAGTTTCTGCGGGAGGCTTTTGCAAAGAACCGACCCTGGGATGAAATCGTACAGGATCTGGTAACTGCGGAAGGTCACTTTGAAGAAAACGGTGCCGTGAACTATCTGCTGGCACAGATGCAGAATAATGACGAAGCCGTGCAGGTCACTGCCGCCACGACACGTCTCTTTCTCGGGATTCAGGTGCAGTGTACTCAGTGTCACAACCATCCGTTCAATGACTGGAAACAGAATCAGTTCTGGGAATATAACAGTTTCTTTCGTCAAATGCGTCGGATCAACCACCGCAAAACCGATCCCAAAACGGGTCGACAGATTGATGATTATTCCGAAGTCGTAGCGACTGGTTTTAACGGGCCTGTCTATTATGAAAAACGTTCCGGGCTGATGCAGGTTGCCTACCCGATCTTTGAAGATCAAAAAGTCGATCCGCAAAGTGGCGTCGAGCGTCGTAAAGAATTTTCAAAACTGATCGTACAGGGGGATAAACCTCTGATCGCGACAGCGATTGTCAACCGGATGTGGGGCTATTTTATGGGATATGGTTTTACCCGTCCCGTTGATGACATGGGTCCTCACAACCCGGCATCGCATCCTGAACTGTTAAATAAAATGGCCGAAGAGCTTGTGAAGAAAGATTACGACCTCAAACAACTGGCACGCTGGATTTGTAATACTGAGGCTTACAATCTGACCAGTCAGTTCAGTCGCAATAATGAAATTGACAGTCCTGAGCGAGGAGAAACCCCTCTCTTCTCGCATATGTATATCAAGAATATGACGGCTGAACAGCTTTATGACTCGCTGATCGTTGCGACGGGCGCTCATAAATCAGGGCAGTCAAACTGGGAACGGGCTGAAGAACAGCGACGTCAGTGGATGGGCCAGTTTATGGTCGCATTCGATAATGACTCAGGCGATGACTCAACAACGTTCAACGGAACAATTCCCCAGGCATTGATGATGATGAATGGTGATTTGACCAAAAATGCGATCAGTGCAGAGCGTGGAAGTTATTTAAATCAACTATTAACCGAGAAGGGTAACGATCAGGTTAAGATTCGCAAATTGTTCCTTTCCACATTAAGCCGTTACCCGGATCGTCGGGAAATCAACAGTGCACAGCGGCTGATTTCCGGTACACCCAATAAACTGGCTGCCTACCAGGACCTGTACTGGGCACTATTGAACTCCAACGAATTTGTATTCAATCACTAA
- a CDS encoding SDR family NAD(P)-dependent oxidoreductase, translated as MKNQYQFEDQVVVITGAGNGIGRATAIMMAESGAHVFAGDLNHLPENQKTFSQLGITEVMCDVRQEADIQTLIEQAIHQYGRIDVLVNNAGIGMVKPIHQVTEEEWDACIDTNLKGTFLGCKHAIRYMLTTGGGSIVNTASNAGLLPRAHDPVYSISKHAVVALTESLGLCHGKDNIRINCVCPGPVGETGMMNADISSAADPEGLTQSMIRASPIAAANKRMISPGEVASAICYLASKDALMVTGTAIRIDGGKSLGVPPQGS; from the coding sequence ATGAAGAACCAATATCAGTTTGAGGATCAGGTTGTGGTCATCACCGGGGCTGGAAACGGAATTGGCCGCGCCACGGCAATCATGATGGCAGAATCAGGTGCCCATGTCTTCGCTGGCGACCTGAACCACCTGCCTGAGAATCAGAAAACATTCTCACAGCTGGGGATCACGGAAGTGATGTGCGATGTTCGCCAGGAAGCAGACATCCAGACATTGATTGAGCAGGCGATCCATCAATATGGCCGCATCGACGTCCTGGTTAATAATGCAGGAATCGGCATGGTCAAACCGATTCATCAGGTAACAGAAGAAGAATGGGATGCCTGTATTGACACGAATCTGAAAGGCACTTTTCTGGGATGCAAACACGCAATCCGTTATATGCTAACGACAGGAGGAGGATCTATCGTCAATACTGCCAGCAATGCAGGCCTGCTGCCTCGCGCCCATGACCCGGTTTATTCCATCAGTAAACATGCCGTTGTCGCGTTGACTGAAAGCCTGGGACTTTGCCACGGTAAAGATAATATCCGGATCAACTGTGTCTGTCCGGGACCGGTCGGGGAAACGGGAATGATGAATGCAGACATTTCCAGCGCCGCTGATCCGGAAGGACTGACTCAATCCATGATCCGTGCCAGCCCGATCGCAGCAGCAAACAAACGCATGATCAGCCCTGGGGAAGTGGCGTCAGCCATTTGTTACCTGGCCAGCAAAGATGCTTTAATGGTAACGGGAACTGCAATTCGCATCGATGGCGGCAAATCCCTTGGTGTTCCCCCGCAGGGAAGCTGA
- a CDS encoding PilZ domain-containing protein: MNMVLDARPGVDVSEITGETTPGTSETHSISFRKCRQQSGLSLKTHRSASGRTWNSLLNKVRAATNSGQVSKNEPEANDHSAGDSPSFDRRAYPRHTSDAIVLALNKGDHRPVEAGSHPAQKGYAINVSQNGISFASRSAFQQRDELQLTVEDASLNFVLNVSATVVRSTALDQEFWRIDCKLQCPLSNEQVAHLKEYAPSCYVG, from the coding sequence ATGAATATGGTACTTGATGCACGGCCCGGAGTTGACGTTTCTGAGATCACCGGGGAGACGACCCCCGGCACTTCCGAAACTCATTCGATTTCCTTTCGAAAGTGCCGTCAACAGTCTGGGCTCTCTTTGAAGACCCATAGATCTGCATCGGGTAGAACCTGGAATTCCCTGCTGAATAAGGTACGAGCTGCAACAAACTCTGGGCAAGTCTCAAAAAATGAACCTGAAGCAAACGATCATTCCGCTGGAGATTCTCCGTCTTTTGATCGTCGAGCCTACCCAAGACACACCAGTGATGCCATTGTTCTGGCCCTCAATAAGGGTGATCATCGGCCTGTCGAAGCGGGCTCCCATCCGGCGCAAAAGGGTTATGCGATCAACGTCAGTCAGAATGGAATCTCATTTGCTTCCCGTTCGGCATTTCAGCAGCGTGATGAATTGCAGCTGACTGTAGAAGACGCAAGTCTCAACTTTGTACTGAATGTTTCCGCTACAGTAGTGCGTTCGACGGCTCTGGATCAGGAGTTCTGGCGCATCGACTGCAAACTGCAGTGCCCTCTTTCGAATGAGCAGGTGGCTCACCTGAAAGAGTACGCCCCTTCCTGCTATGTAGGATAG
- a CDS encoding 3-hydroxyacyl-ACP dehydratase FabZ family protein, with the protein MRFSLVDQIIELEKGKSITAIKNLSLSEEYLQDHFPGFAVMPGVLMVESIVQAGAWLMRYTNDFQYSTILLKQTKAIRFNSFVTPGKQLRVSLSIQKWEDNLCTLKASSQVEGEAAVSGRIVLEQFNLGDKNPSMTETDAARIQDLQTQFRQLWNPSRQTAS; encoded by the coding sequence ATGCGTTTTTCGCTCGTCGATCAAATTATAGAATTGGAGAAAGGGAAGTCGATTACGGCTATCAAAAACCTTTCTCTATCCGAAGAATATCTTCAGGACCATTTTCCGGGCTTTGCTGTAATGCCGGGAGTGTTAATGGTGGAATCGATCGTTCAGGCCGGTGCCTGGCTGATGCGGTATACCAACGATTTTCAATACAGTACCATTCTGCTGAAGCAGACCAAGGCCATCCGCTTTAACAGCTTTGTCACGCCAGGAAAGCAACTGCGTGTCTCTCTGAGTATTCAGAAATGGGAAGACAATCTGTGTACATTGAAAGCGTCCAGTCAGGTGGAAGGGGAAGCCGCAGTCAGTGGTCGGATTGTTCTGGAACAGTTTAATCTGGGCGATAAGAATCCTTCAATGACTGAAACCGATGCCGCACGGATTCAAGATCTGCAAACTCAGTTTCGACAGCTCTGGAATCCCAGCAGACAAACCGCTTCCTGA
- the fabG gene encoding 3-oxoacyl-[acyl-carrier-protein] reductase — MKLEGRIALVTGGSRGIGKAVVQALAREGAKVAFVYRSSAEAAEQIVKDLADENCEAFAIQADVASKAEADAVVEQVMEKWEKIDILVNNAGIIRDGLLATMSAEDWQAVIDTNLTSVFNFCQAVTRPMMSKRYGRIINMSSVAAHFGNSGQTNYAASKGGIIGFTRCLATELAKRGVTVNAVAPGFIETDMTVDVRNAAGDQIKKHIPSRRLGLPEDISNAVLFFATDESSYVTGQTLAVDGGLTLGGI; from the coding sequence ATGAAACTGGAAGGAAGAATAGCGTTGGTAACCGGTGGTAGCCGCGGTATTGGAAAAGCCGTTGTGCAAGCCCTGGCCCGTGAAGGGGCAAAGGTTGCCTTTGTGTATCGTTCCAGTGCGGAAGCCGCAGAACAGATCGTCAAAGATCTCGCAGATGAGAACTGTGAAGCATTTGCCATTCAGGCAGATGTCGCGAGTAAAGCGGAAGCAGATGCGGTCGTAGAACAGGTCATGGAAAAGTGGGAAAAAATTGACATCCTGGTCAATAACGCCGGCATTATCCGAGATGGTCTGCTGGCAACCATGTCCGCCGAAGACTGGCAGGCCGTGATCGACACCAACCTGACCAGCGTGTTCAATTTCTGTCAGGCGGTCACGCGTCCGATGATGTCGAAACGTTATGGTCGAATTATCAACATGTCCAGTGTGGCTGCTCACTTCGGAAATTCCGGCCAGACAAACTACGCTGCCAGTAAAGGGGGAATTATCGGGTTCACTCGTTGTCTGGCGACCGAGCTGGCCAAACGCGGTGTGACTGTCAATGCAGTTGCTCCCGGATTTATTGAAACGGACATGACCGTCGATGTCCGCAATGCTGCCGGCGATCAGATTAAAAAACATATTCCCTCGCGACGTCTGGGGCTTCCTGAAGATATTTCCAATGCGGTATTATTCTTTGCCACAGACGAGTCTTCCTATGTCACCGGCCAGACACTGGCTGTTGACGGCGGATTAACATTAGGTGGAATTTAA
- a CDS encoding acyl carrier protein encodes MPTRDEIFDSVRETLVDALGLDDDEVVPEATLMGDLGAESIDFLDIAFRLEKAFDIKIPRGELFPENIASSDSGFVKDGEFTEAGIAELRTKMPHADIDSFAENPKVENMQDLFTVDMLVNFLEARLA; translated from the coding sequence ATGCCAACTAGAGATGAAATCTTCGATTCCGTTCGTGAAACACTGGTTGATGCGCTCGGACTGGATGATGACGAAGTAGTACCAGAAGCCACCCTGATGGGTGACCTGGGTGCTGAATCAATCGACTTCCTCGATATCGCATTCCGTCTGGAAAAAGCGTTCGATATTAAAATCCCCCGTGGTGAACTGTTTCCGGAAAATATTGCTTCTTCCGATTCAGGTTTTGTCAAAGACGGTGAATTCACTGAAGCAGGGATCGCAGAACTCCGTACCAAGATGCCTCATGCAGACATCGATTCCTTTGCAGAGAATCCTAAAGTCGAAAACATGCAGGATCTGTTTACCGTCGATATGCTGGTTAACTTCCTCGAAGCACGACTGGCTTAA
- a CDS encoding 3-hydroxyacyl-ACP dehydratase FabZ family protein encodes MRWFWIDRFIEFESGSYAKSVKNVTLAEEHLHDHFPGFPVMPGSLMIEGLAQTGGILLGEINDFEHIVILAKVPQMTFHSWACPGDQLIYTAKITNAGEEGGAVDVTAMVGDRLVAEGSIIFVHLDQSDSEFGAIDQKNFVFSMNLLGILDVGKAGTGEDQA; translated from the coding sequence ATGCGATGGTTCTGGATAGATCGCTTTATTGAATTTGAAAGCGGTTCTTATGCCAAAAGTGTGAAAAATGTGACACTGGCAGAAGAGCATCTGCACGACCACTTCCCCGGTTTTCCTGTCATGCCCGGCTCCCTGATGATTGAGGGACTAGCACAGACCGGAGGCATTCTGCTGGGAGAGATCAATGATTTTGAACACATCGTCATTCTGGCCAAAGTGCCCCAAATGACTTTTCACAGCTGGGCCTGCCCGGGTGACCAGTTGATTTATACAGCGAAAATTACCAATGCCGGCGAAGAGGGGGGCGCTGTCGATGTGACTGCGATGGTCGGAGACCGCCTGGTTGCGGAGGGAAGTATCATATTTGTCCACCTCGATCAGAGTGATTCGGAGTTTGGAGCCATCGATCAGAAAAACTTTGTGTTTTCGATGAATCTGCTGGGAATCCTGGATGTCGGGAAAGCTGGAACTGGCGAAGATCAGGCGTGA
- the fabF gene encoding beta-ketoacyl-ACP synthase II, with protein MNRRVVITGIGAITPLGKTVEDTWKALQESKCGISNITHFDASNFPTRFAAEVHDFHLEDYVDNLDRFEHSGRNIRYAIGAATQAVQDSGILDDDFDPSTFGVYLGAGEGQQDFYTFMKIIAQAQNDGEVDLEKFTKVGLEQLNPRFELEQEPNMAAGHLASLFNAQGPNLNCLTACAASSQAIGEASELIRRGDVDIMLSGGAHSMIHPFGVTGFSLLTALSTHNEDPAKSSRPFDRNRDGFVLGEGAGMMILEDLERAQKRGAKIYGELVGYGSTADAYRVTDIHPEGRGAIKCIKMAMNHAQINQDEIHYINAHGTSTAVNDRVETRAIKGALGDAAYKTPVSSIKSMMGHLIAAAGSVEAITCLMAIRDNVVPPTINYETPDPDCDLDYIPNEARQKNVTTTLSNSFGFGGQNIALIFSEFKD; from the coding sequence ATGAACCGCCGCGTTGTGATCACTGGAATTGGCGCTATTACCCCCCTGGGAAAAACCGTGGAAGATACCTGGAAAGCACTCCAGGAATCGAAATGTGGCATTTCCAACATCACTCACTTTGATGCTTCGAATTTTCCGACACGCTTTGCTGCGGAAGTCCATGACTTCCACCTGGAAGACTATGTCGACAATCTGGATCGCTTTGAGCATTCGGGGCGCAATATCCGCTATGCCATTGGTGCAGCGACACAGGCAGTTCAAGATTCCGGGATTCTGGATGATGATTTTGATCCTTCCACATTTGGTGTCTACCTGGGAGCCGGCGAAGGGCAGCAGGACTTCTACACTTTCATGAAGATCATTGCTCAGGCTCAAAACGATGGTGAAGTCGATCTGGAAAAATTCACCAAAGTCGGGCTGGAGCAGCTCAATCCGCGTTTCGAACTTGAACAGGAACCCAATATGGCTGCCGGCCATCTGGCCAGCCTGTTTAATGCACAAGGTCCCAACCTGAACTGTCTGACTGCCTGTGCCGCTTCCAGTCAGGCAATTGGCGAAGCATCAGAACTGATTCGTCGTGGTGATGTCGATATCATGCTCTCCGGTGGCGCACACAGCATGATCCATCCTTTCGGTGTCACTGGCTTCAGCCTGCTGACCGCTCTTTCAACACATAACGAAGATCCCGCTAAGTCATCGCGCCCCTTCGATCGCAACCGGGACGGATTCGTACTCGGCGAAGGTGCGGGCATGATGATTCTGGAAGATCTGGAACGAGCCCAGAAACGTGGTGCAAAAATTTACGGCGAACTGGTCGGTTACGGTTCCACCGCAGACGCGTATCGCGTCACCGACATTCACCCCGAGGGTCGTGGCGCCATTAAGTGCATTAAAATGGCAATGAATCACGCCCAGATCAATCAGGATGAGATTCATTATATCAACGCTCACGGAACCAGTACCGCCGTCAATGATCGTGTAGAAACAAGAGCAATCAAAGGCGCACTGGGTGACGCCGCCTATAAGACTCCTGTCTCCAGCATCAAAAGCATGATGGGACACCTGATTGCTGCCGCTGGCAGTGTGGAAGCCATCACCTGCCTGATGGCAATTCGTGACAATGTCGTCCCGCCGACCATTAATTACGAAACCCCCGATCCAGATTGTGACCTGGATTATATTCCGAATGAAGCACGTCAGAAAAATGTGACGACGACTCTATCCAACAGTTTTGGATTTGGCGGACAGAACATTGCCCTGATCTTTTCAGAATTCAAAGACTAA
- a CDS encoding alpha/beta hydrolase, with amino-acid sequence MSWLLWCVLIAIAVEIIIQYCIMRAAYPVLFAPMPDRFNLIGTLAQLPENDDHIQIRDVTFPTTDGLTLHGFIATPAGTLPKGVILFCHPFKSTGRIALFQCQGLLEAGFAVFSFDFRNHGESDNDVRYQSIHWLSQYELNDARSAIKYLRTQPELSHLPLGMLGMSRGAGTALAVAAKAPEIQFVACEGAFLNEELFLDHAIRWGERFLPRLFIQIVPTSEVIRAFRIMIWYSQRRQGCRYINLKPRVKDLKNRNLLFFTGEKDQSVVPRMTQLIVKRIHNTHITVCSLPGAIHNAGRFAQLEKFDAALIDFFSQMIENGSEEKELGFPEPLMGPADPVPSKRSA; translated from the coding sequence GTGAGTTGGTTGCTTTGGTGCGTGTTGATCGCAATCGCAGTCGAAATTATCATTCAGTACTGTATCATGCGCGCAGCCTACCCGGTGCTGTTTGCGCCAATGCCTGATCGTTTCAATCTGATTGGTACACTCGCTCAACTACCCGAAAACGACGATCACATTCAGATCAGAGATGTGACGTTTCCCACAACGGACGGTCTGACACTCCACGGTTTTATTGCCACTCCAGCAGGAACTCTGCCTAAAGGTGTGATACTCTTCTGTCATCCGTTTAAATCCACAGGGCGAATCGCACTCTTTCAATGCCAAGGATTACTGGAAGCAGGCTTTGCGGTCTTTTCATTTGACTTCCGCAACCATGGCGAAAGTGATAACGATGTCCGTTATCAGTCAATTCACTGGCTCTCACAGTATGAACTCAATGATGCCAGGTCAGCCATTAAATACCTGCGTACTCAACCAGAACTTTCGCATCTGCCGCTGGGCATGCTGGGCATGAGCCGTGGGGCGGGTACTGCGCTCGCGGTTGCTGCTAAAGCTCCTGAAATCCAGTTTGTTGCCTGTGAAGGTGCCTTTCTGAACGAGGAACTCTTTCTGGATCACGCGATTCGCTGGGGAGAACGTTTCCTGCCGCGTCTGTTTATTCAAATAGTACCTACGTCAGAAGTCATCCGCGCATTTCGAATTATGATCTGGTATTCACAACGTCGGCAGGGTTGCCGATACATCAATCTGAAACCGCGCGTCAAAGATTTGAAGAATCGAAACCTGTTGTTTTTCACTGGCGAAAAAGATCAGAGTGTTGTTCCCCGGATGACACAGTTGATTGTGAAACGGATCCACAATACCCACATCACTGTCTGCTCTTTACCAGGCGCCATTCACAATGCAGGCCGTTTCGCTCAGCTGGAAAAATTTGATGCGGCATTAATTGACTTTTTTTCACAAATGATCGAAAACGGCTCCGAGGAGAAAGAACTCGGATTTCCAGAGCCGTTGATGGGGCCTGCTGACCCTGTCCCCAGTAAACGGTCCGCCTGA
- a CDS encoding response regulator has product MVIARSQAPYQLLIADDDSGFRAVLKEVLAPYFRLFEAESGEEAVELVERISVDIVLLDMHMDILTGLEAMRLMKQINAMLPCILITADATDELRQDASEAKAYEVLSKPVKRQELVATVSHALVDTYHDPDVTHWLGN; this is encoded by the coding sequence ATGGTTATTGCCAGATCACAGGCTCCTTATCAGCTACTGATTGCCGATGATGATTCCGGGTTTCGCGCGGTGCTTAAGGAAGTATTGGCTCCTTATTTCAGACTGTTTGAGGCTGAATCGGGCGAGGAAGCCGTAGAACTGGTTGAGCGGATCTCTGTCGATATCGTTCTGCTTGACATGCATATGGACATACTTACCGGTCTGGAAGCCATGCGGCTGATGAAACAGATCAATGCCATGCTCCCCTGTATTTTGATCACCGCCGATGCGACTGACGAATTACGGCAGGATGCTTCCGAAGCGAAAGCCTACGAAGTACTGTCTAAACCTGTCAAACGTCAGGAGTTAGTGGCCACGGTTTCGCACGCGCTGGTCGATACCTACCATGACCCGGATGTGACCCACTGGCTGGGAAACTAG
- a CDS encoding transposase, whose protein sequence is MICVDAQGIPLAVETESANRNEAILVEPLIAKMTLKKRHPQRLIYDKAGDSQKLRDCLAEQNIDFICPHRDIKNRKQKSQDGRKLRRYKRRWIVERTISWLHNYRRVVTRWEYHNHLYTGFVKLACLFTIIKRFSDHL, encoded by the coding sequence ATGATTTGCGTGGACGCCCAGGGGATTCCCCTAGCAGTCGAGACGGAATCAGCCAACCGTAATGAAGCAATTCTGGTCGAACCGTTGATTGCAAAAATGACATTGAAAAAACGACATCCTCAGCGATTGATTTACGATAAAGCGGGAGATTCACAAAAATTGCGAGACTGTTTGGCTGAGCAGAATATCGATTTTATTTGTCCCCACCGGGACATCAAAAACCGAAAGCAGAAAAGCCAAGATGGTCGCAAGCTCCGACGTTACAAGCGACGTTGGATTGTTGAGAGGACGATCTCCTGGTTACATAATTATCGGCGAGTGGTGACACGATGGGAGTACCACAATCACCTTTACACAGGCTTTGTAAAGCTGGCCTGCCTGTTCACCATTATTAAACGGTTTTCGGACCACCTCTAG
- a CDS encoding transposase, with protein sequence MPTRSRTELSRLVDTGSRTDPTVELTDKQWSLIEDLFPWEPPAPQGGRPKAKPRACFNGIMWILRTGARWKDLPERYPPKSTCHDRLKEWSESGLFDQALERLLRALEESEILDLTETFADGTFASAKKGVNRLDRHAVAKELRL encoded by the coding sequence ATGCCCACACGATCCCGTACAGAGCTAAGCCGGCTCGTCGACACGGGATCCAGGACGGACCCAACTGTAGAATTAACCGATAAACAATGGAGTTTAATTGAGGATTTATTCCCTTGGGAACCTCCGGCGCCCCAGGGTGGACGTCCCAAAGCAAAACCCAGAGCCTGTTTCAATGGTATAATGTGGATACTTCGGACAGGAGCCCGCTGGAAAGATTTACCAGAGAGGTATCCTCCAAAATCGACCTGTCACGACCGTTTGAAGGAATGGTCGGAGTCAGGTCTGTTCGATCAAGCATTAGAACGATTATTGAGAGCCTTGGAAGAATCGGAGATATTAGACCTGACAGAAACCTTTGCCGATGGCACATTTGCTTCGGCAAAAAAAGGGGTAAACAGGTTGGACCGACACGCCGTGGCAAAGGAACTAAGATTATGA
- a CDS encoding metallophosphoesterase family protein — MPFVPTRFIHASNLRLDHQAQGVGAVSIESQTILEDCTLETFSHLIDACREQEIDFLLLSGNSFIADDFSIRARIALIEGFQKLAADQIQVFIVPGQHDPLSAWDLQYNWPANITFLSPQDRDVIDILREDKTIATLQILGSANHKFSQPLKLNQRNQLFNKQEERALSIGLIVANLPIEPRDAVGNSTQAIPLSLSDEFLPEEWRSEESNEVTVDYLALCKGTQRHTFEMHPGVAHHPGTAQGLNFGEYEQNGVTLVTVGTEAQLEQRTLRLASVRWLVLKLNLQPEINRSQLIQLMQESLQSQNRGSYEKLWMIRWQFQGSGELFDSLRSFKHQSSLSNELALVVKDRLPVCIEQSFYLQTDNREHRGTQSTLSQLFQAQLDTFKSETELPLKQLLTQATHLDQNWLQRLDSLTEQLDDQQIFNAATHNGQTWLDVSLDEEVQV, encoded by the coding sequence ATGCCATTTGTACCAACCCGGTTTATACATGCCAGTAATCTGCGTCTGGACCATCAGGCGCAAGGGGTCGGCGCAGTTTCCATTGAGTCTCAAACAATCCTCGAAGATTGTACGCTTGAGACGTTTTCCCACTTGATCGACGCCTGCCGGGAACAGGAAATTGACTTTCTACTCCTGAGCGGCAACTCCTTTATTGCCGATGACTTCAGCATCCGTGCCCGTATCGCATTAATCGAAGGCTTTCAAAAACTGGCCGCGGATCAGATTCAGGTTTTCATCGTTCCTGGACAACACGATCCTCTGAGCGCCTGGGATCTGCAGTACAACTGGCCTGCTAACATCACTTTCCTTTCACCTCAGGACCGTGATGTTATTGATATTCTGCGCGAGGACAAAACTATTGCCACCCTGCAGATTCTGGGATCTGCCAACCATAAATTTTCACAGCCTTTGAAACTGAATCAACGCAATCAACTGTTTAACAAACAGGAAGAACGTGCCCTCTCCATTGGACTGATTGTCGCGAATTTACCAATAGAGCCCCGTGATGCGGTGGGCAATTCAACACAGGCCATTCCGCTTTCACTGTCTGATGAATTTCTACCTGAAGAATGGCGATCGGAAGAATCCAATGAGGTGACCGTGGATTATCTGGCGCTCTGCAAAGGCACACAGAGACATACATTCGAAATGCACCCCGGTGTGGCCCACCATCCGGGAACAGCACAGGGGCTCAATTTCGGCGAGTACGAACAAAACGGCGTTACCCTGGTCACAGTGGGAACGGAAGCGCAACTGGAACAGCGGACACTGCGACTGGCGTCTGTCCGCTGGCTGGTACTGAAACTGAACCTGCAGCCGGAAATAAACCGATCTCAACTGATTCAACTGATGCAGGAATCGCTCCAGTCCCAAAACCGAGGCAGCTACGAAAAGTTGTGGATGATACGCTGGCAGTTCCAGGGATCAGGTGAACTGTTCGACTCGCTCAGAAGTTTCAAACATCAGAGCAGCCTGAGTAACGAACTGGCGCTCGTCGTCAAAGATCGACTGCCGGTCTGCATTGAACAATCGTTTTACCTGCAAACAGACAACAGAGAGCACCGTGGGACGCAATCTACTTTGTCTCAACTGTTTCAGGCTCAACTGGACACGTTCAAGTCAGAAACAGAACTTCCGCTTAAGCAGTTACTCACACAAGCAACTCACCTGGATCAAAACTGGTTGCAGCGACTGGATTCGCTCACCGAACAGTTGGACGATCAGCAGATCTTCAACGCAGCCACCCACAATGGACAGACATGGCTTGATGTTTCATTGGATGAGGAAGTACAAGTATGA